The Silene latifolia isolate original U9 population chromosome Y, ASM4854445v1, whole genome shotgun sequence sequence ACGGAATAATCAACACATCATCCACAAATCGAGTGTTTTGTAATCGCCAGAAAATGTCTACTCATTAGTTGACAGGAAACCGCTTCCATCTCGCAATCATTCGATTGTGGTTCAATAGAGTCCAACTTACATCCTAACTTCATGGCCATTTGTTGATCCAAGAAATTATGTGTACTTCCCGAGTCAACGAGAATATGAATATCCTTCTTTCCCACATGACCACCACTCTCATAGTCGGAAACCCTTGACTACCAGATAAAGCATTCATTGAAATGCATGGAACAGTGCCCACCATCTCATAACCCAATTCAGATTCCTCTGTCTCTTCCACTATACTAATGGTATCTTGCTCATCACCTTCCTCCCCCACGATCTCTATTGCAAACATTTGAGTCCCCTTATGCTTGCAAACATGATTTCTAGTGAAAGGTTCATTGCGAAATAACACTCTCCTTTTTTAATTTTTCTCGTTGCTCACCGCACCGATAAATCTAGTGGGGTTGATGGAATTATTTGGTGGTGGAGATGGAGAAATAACAGGTCTAGGGTTAGGTAACAACCCTTTAGAAGATGAACTTGGGACAGAATGGTGTGAATTAGTAAAAGTTCTAGGGTTAGAATTTGGATTTTGTATGTAATTTTTGAAGTATATTTGGTCACGCATGACTCTCTTCCGTAAACGAGCATATTcaacaaagaaagaagaagatTCGAGGTTTAAATGCTTTCACAAATGGTTTCAAAGAAGGTTTCAACCCTCCAATGAAACTGTCCAAGAAATACTCGGTCGTGCAATAAAGGATTTCGTTGCATCATTAACCCTTTAAGATTTTCAAATGCATCTAAGTAATCATCAATAGTATTAGTCCGATGCGCTTTATTAAACTCCTCCACAACATTTCCAAAGAATTTCTTCTTTAAATCTTGCACACAAATCTACTATAAAATCATCCCATCCAATATGAGGTCTAACAACAACATAGCTATTAAACCATGATTCAGCCCTACCAATCATATACATGCTAGCTAAATCCACACGTTGTTCATCGTGAATTTTGCATAGATTGAAGTACTTCACACATTTTTTCATCCAAATTCGAGGATTATTACCATCAAAACAAGGAAATTCAAGCTTGggtgtaaacttgagatgatttcATTACACTGATGTGGAGATTCACCGTTTCCGCACCCAATCACGCACCTCGAGATCCTTCCCAACTTCATTTGCTTTCAACAACGCCATAATTTCGCCAAGAATCGTTGTTTGTTGCTCCACCGCTCAAGAGTAGAAATTCGACCTTCCATTGCTTGATTTCAATTGTTGACATCAATTTGCGTGTAGCAGTGCGCTTTAGGGTTCTTTacgaaatttggggaaaaattaATTGCAATTGAGTTTTGCGGAAGCACAATCAAAGGATCAACAAGCTGATACCAATGATACAAGCTGCAGGAAGTTGCTCAATTAAGATGAAGAAAGAGAACTTCGAGTAGTTTGTACACACAGTTTGACAAATTTCAGAGAAATGAGAGATAAGAAATGTAGAGAAAGATTGAAGATTTTTATTGATTTTCTTGTCATGAAATGATTGAATGAATTACAAACTAAGGAATTCTCATATTTATACAGCTCATGACAGCTACTTTCCCGCTATTTCTAACTGAATTCCAGCTAACTCTAACAACTTTCTTAACTAATTTTGGCGCCAAAACTTATTCTGTTACAATTCTGTTATTCTATAACACAATTTAATTCCCGTTATTTCTGCAATTCTGCTCATTTTAAGGCTAATCCTATTGACGATTCTCGAATCTTTCTGGATTATGTTAGAGAACAATGTCAATTAGGTTTTACTAATCTCTATTTTCCCCTTAATATATTCCACCAAATGATGTCTCTGGTGCGGCGACCTTCGATTATCCATTTTAACAGGCTATTTGCCGCCATGCTCAAAATCAAACGAATATATCCTCACACAACCGTCATTTCTCTCAATTCGCATCTTGAGTTATCCGGTACCCGACCTGATTTGTATTCCATTCGCATCCTCGCTAATTGTTACTGCCACTTAGGCCGTGTTGATTTTGGGTATTCTCTCCTTGCCAAGTCCCTTAAGCTTGGGTATCCCTTTGAGTCTAATTTAGTTTTATTCACCACTTTAATCAAAGGCCTTGTGCACAATAACCAATTTCCACAAGCTATTGAGTTGTTTGACGTAGTTGTCGTTAAGCTAGGCATTCAGCCAGATATAGTTACCTATGATACCATTGTGAAAGGTCTTTGCGGGATTGGAGACAATGTCGGCGCTCTCCACTTGCTCCGCGAGCTGAATTCTTGCCCCTCAGGTTGTAAGCCTCGCCTTACCATGTACAACACTGTTATCCATAGTCTCAACAAAGATAAACTCTTTACTGAGGCTAAGGAAATGTTGCTTGAGATGGTTGAGAACAACATTGCACCCAATGTTTATACTTATAACATGTTGATTCACATGCAATGTAAAAACAATATGATTGATGAAGCAGAAGCCCTTATACAGATAATGACTAAACAAGGTGTGGCTCCTAATGTATTTACTTATAGTACTTTATTGCATGGCTACTGCTTGTGCGGCCAAATGGACAAGGCAAGAGAGCTATTTGATTTAATGATTCAAACCCACTGCCACCCTAACGTTGTGACTTACGGTACTCTGATCAATGGATATGTTAAACTTAAAAGCATTGACAAGGCCTTCGACGTGTTGCAAGAAATGTTTGAGCGAGGGATTGCCCCTAATGCAAAGGGGTTTATTGCACTCTTATAGATGGGTTGTGTAAATGTAGGATCCCAATGGCACGTCAGCTCTTCAATGACATGCAAATCTATGGAATAAAGCCAAATGTTTGCACTTATGGTGCCTTACTAGACGGGGTATGTAAAAATGCACAGCTTGATGAAGCAAAGGCATTGCTCAAGGAGATGGAGTCTAATGGAGTTGCTCCTAATATTATCATCTACGATATCCTAATTAACAATTTATGTGAGGCTGGTCGGATTGAAGATGCTAAAAATCTTGTCTCTGTTCTCCTATCAAGGGGTATGGTATTCAGTCATATAACTTATACGACAATGATTAAGGGGTATTGCAAAGAAGGTCGTATGAATACAGCTATGAAGCTTCTAAACAAAATGAAGCAAATTGGATGCTCTCCTAATGTCGTGACTTATACCACACTCATAGATGGATTGTATAAATGTAATAGCATCCCAGTGGCACGTCAGCTATTCAATGAGATGCAAATATATGGAATTAAGCCAAGTGTTTGCACTTATGGTTCCTTATTAGACGGGTTATGCAAAAATGCACAGCTTGATGAAGCGAAGGCATTGCTCAAGGAGATGGAGTCTAATGGAGTTGCGCCTAATATTGTCATCTTCACTATCCTAATTCACGGTTTATATGAGGCTGGTCAAGTTAAAGATGCTGAAAACCTTGTCTCTGTTCTCCTATCAAGGGGTATGGTACCCAATCATATAATTTATAGTACAATGATTAAGGGGTATTGCAAAAGAGGTCTTATGAATACAGCTATTGAGCTCCTTAACCAAATGAAGCAAGTGGGATGCCCTCCCAATGATGTCACCTATAATACAATTATACAAGGATTCATATTCAACGGCGATTTGCGAAATGCATTATGTTTCTGTGATATAATGGTTAACGAGGGATTTGAGGCTAATGCTAACACTCTTTCTTTGTTACGTAACCATTTATCACATGATAAACCAAAGAGTTTTTCGActgtatggaagtgatttttttGGTGGGTTGGGGATTTTTTCGGTTGTATGGAAGTGATTTGTATGGATGGGGGGCGTTTTTCGGTGGGGGTGGTGGTGATTTCGGCAAGTGTGGGACCTTTTCCGACGAAGTTATGGTGGTTTCGGGGGTAAATGCACTTTTTCCGGTTGTATGATAGTGATTTGTGTGAATGGGGGCGTTTTCCGGCAGGGTGGTGGTGATTTTGTGTAAGGCCTTTTCCGACGGGGTTATGGTGGTTTCAGAGGGTATATGCATTTTCCGGCGTGTGTGTGGTGTTTAAAGATGCCGATAACCTAGTTTCTGATCTTCTGTCCAAGGGTACAATATCATGATCAAAGGCCTctgtaaaaacaaaaaaaaggtcTTATGACTGATGCTATAGAGCTCCTAAACAAAAGGAGGCATAATGGATGCTCTCCCGATAGTGTCACTGACAATACCATTATCCGAGGATTCATTGTTAATGAGGATTTGCAAACTGCATTATGTTACCGTGATATAATGGTTAAGAGGGCTTTGAAGCTGATAATTACACTCTTTTGTTGTTCTTTAACAATTATCGCATGATAACCCACAGTTTCTCCAGAAGTTTCGAAATGATGACTTGATGATCATTTCTGCTTGTAATTCGGTTTTTGGATATTTGAAAACTGTCCTTTCTGTAACTCTTCAAAGTACTGTCAATGTGTGCTTCATTGCATCATGCATACTTTTTTAGGTCCTATGATAAAATTCCTTCTGCTCTCTTAATACGTTTCACTGATGTTCTGCGCTGGTCTTCTTGTAAATATGGCTAGGCATGAGTGTGTGACTGATACCTTGTGTCCCCCTGTGTTagatacttttattttatttatttaaatgaaGTTCGACGAGATTGTTTTTACTTCTTTACCAGCTGACTGTGCTTGTCACTGCCGTGTCAGTGACTGTATGCTGTGATTTGGCTTATAACTATTtcgatggttttttttttttttatattacgTAGTACACTACTACTTGTCCAACTGGTTTCCAAATCATTCTTGAGTTCAGTTGGGAGTCAGAGTAGGGCTGTGTTTCTAACTTCTGACAGGGCTGTGTCCGGGGTTACGGGAATTCAATCATTTGGGGCTTTTCATTGGAGAGGGGAGCCACAACTCTAACCTTACTCTTCGACCACCGGACAAAGTTTACTGGCGCTCTAGTTGCGAATCTTGGTGGAAGGTAATAtggatgaaataaaaaggtttgtACAGCTAGCTTTGACATATGTGAGGAAGAAAGTGGAGGAAGCGGTCTACTATGATCAGTGTTAATGCTGAGGTATATCAAATAgaagatcaagaaaataaaagaagaggGAACAGGTCTAAATACATTAGACCGTAAGATCAACCTCTAAGGCACATTGTTCGTCAAAAGTCTACAGGTAATTAAGTAATCCTCTTTCCCTGCCAGTAAATTATGTATTTCATTTTAGTTCGTCCAACTAGTAGTTTATCACTACTTTATCTGTCCTTTTGGTTATACTGGGTGCAAAATTTATCTTATCGGAGTTGGAAGAGGAGCACCATTATCTTATTTTGACAGCTTGTAACTTGGAGAAAACCGGGTTTCTGATTTGGTGACTTACTAATTCGATTCTTTGATTATTCTGTACTAGTCCTACTGGCCTTTGATGTCGTTCTTGAGTCGTTGAGTTCAGTTAGGAGTTAAGACTTAAGAGTGATGCTTTGTTCCTAACTTTTACGCAAGGCTGCATTATTTTGTCTTCTACAATGGGCTGAGTTGAAATGCCGTAAGTTTGTACTCGCGGAGGGGttgcgtagatcctcagaggctTTTCATTGGAGAAGGGAACCATAACTCTTACCTCACTCTTGAGCCACTAAACAAAGGTAATTAGCTCTCTTTTTTCTAAAGTTGTTGGGGAGTTGTGTCTTGTGGGACTCGAAACCGCTTcacaaaaaaaagttttttttttgttgtggtCGACTAGAGTTCGGTATCTTTATATCATGCAGAAATTTTTAGGTAAGACCAAGACATGCTTTGCATATTTGACAAAGAAACACATTTGTCTTTAGTTTCTAAACACAGAAATATTTTTTCcgtaaaagaaagaaaaaaaaacttgcAATATTGACGACATAAGTATAAATCTCGCGATTTAAGAGTATTGATTAAGGGTGGTAAAATAAGTACCTAAACTTTGCTTCTTTTTTTCCCCGGTTAAGGGTCTAAACTATCTAACTTTACCGTTAAATCAAATTACAACCACCCATAATGCTTTTGAAACACACAAAGAGATAATCCAGTTATATTGTTCACCCAAAACACAATCCAACAAAAACTAATAACTATAACTATTGTCAATGATACCAATTACATATTGTTCCCCAAATTGTTGTTAAAGAGTTTCAATGTCCATGTGCTTTCTCTTTTGGTTTCTTTCAGCCACTCAAAAAATGCTACAGATCTTTACCACTCAAATTCTGGAAAACAAACCCGTAGTTTGTAAGTTAGACGCAACCATTAACATAGAAATCGAAAAATCATTGTATAAAAAACAATCTGAAGTTAGTACAAGATTTATATTTTTTATGTCACAAGATTCAAGCAAGTGGTTAAATTCTGCCAGCAACCAATTATACAACTAGCTGTAAGTTATTTGAAATCAAAATTAATTATATTAGGCATTTTATTAACCCTAACATAAAAAGAGATAAATCGCCAAGCTAGAACAAAAATTAACCActtacttgaatcttgttcttgATCTTGTTCAGTAATCAAGGATGAATTTTGTAGTGATGTTCTATCAATATTACGGCTTAATTGAAGGTATTCTTGGGTTATCTAGTGCTTTAATGGAGAGAGCATGATTTTCTATTATTTTTCTCTCTTTCGGATTTGGTGCGCGGTCTGATTTTTGGGGTTCTGTCAGTACCCCCGCCATTTGTATGTATGATATATATTGATATGGGTTTGTTTGATCAGTTTAGTTGACGGTGTTAAGTTTAGTCCCTTAATGGTGAAGTTTGATAGTTTAGACCCTTTAACAAAAGTAAAATTTAGGTACTCACCAATAACTCTATTGTTTTGCTTTGGGCATGGTAACTAACTGTTCATTTGTGTGTTTGAGGTAGATTCATCTTGGGCATGGTAACTAACTGTTCATTTTGTTTATTCTCATTTGCAGATGTACACTTCGTCACTCACAGGCTGTGGCGGCGTCTTCTTTGGATCAGTCTCCTCCGCTACCTTGTACTCAGGTTCTCTCTACCTTGGTGAACAAAACTTCGATAAGTAAGAAAGCTGTTGTCTTTCTTCTAACGATCTTAGGATATATGTTTAGGAGTTCTCGTATGTTTCGTGTTACTAGGGTTTATGATTCTGGGGAACTTAGTAATCTCGCTTCTACTGATTAACCCTTGTTTCGCAAGTTTCACGCGATTCGATCTTGTTTTTCAATTTCTAAAATTTTATCATTTGGTCATCAATTGAATGACCTTACCTTAGTTCTCATTTCGTGTTTCGCCTACCTATGCCTTTAGTGCCTTTTAGAAATCGAGTGTTGTGAGTTCAGGACTTGTGATAATCTTTTCTGAATTACTGCATTCTGACATCATTTATCTTTCTTTTGATGGCTCTTAGTTCAGTCTGAGGAATTGGCTCAAGCTTATGAAGTCCTCACAACCCATTAGATGTATTTGAGCACCTATTCAAGCCTGGTTTTGGAGGTGATGCGTCCATTAGATCCGTTAAAATTCTGAATGTGGCTCCAGAAAAGATAGAGATATTCCCTTTTCAGTCAGGTAAATTCTCATCTTatgtctttttttttaaaaaaaaaaaaaaaaccgaggcAGTAATTTATGAACCGCTCAATGCAAGGGGAGAATATAATTCtgaatgtgactcattgtattCCCTTTTGAGCCTTGTAAGAACTATCTTTTGGCTGCATTTCATTCCTTTTCATTATCAACTTTGATATGTCTTAAGTTTGACTCAAGGTAGGTTCTATCTACCTTAACATTGCCATTACTTTAAGCATTATATAAATGAAGAGGGGACGGTACTGGGGTTGGGGTAAGTTCAGTGGTGTGGTGGTGGCGGCTGGTTGGTCTGGGattggtaaacaaatgattgaggaTAAGGGAATATTATGATTATTCGGTTAACTCTTATTATTgcgattttttattttgtttgtcgacCCTCTGCCACTTCAATCAGACATTAAGGAGTTAACCTAGGTGTTTTACCAAAAGACACTTATGGTCCTTCCCAGATAACTATAGGATGAATATGTTTAGTATACTGTAAATGTATAGTATAGACATATTCCATTATAATTTCCTAGACTGTGAATTGAAAGTGAATTTGCGGCATCTCATAGTATTTAATCCTGGGAATAGTTAGCTGCTATATTATTTGAACATTGTTTTAATTTCTCACTTTGGTTGCAGGGTCCTCTGGTTTCCAAGTGAGTGTTTTTAATGCAAATCAAATCTTGGAGCTTGTCACCCCTGTTGATTATGGTGTATGCAAAGGGTGGAGGAAAGATGGTATGCCTTGTAACATGGTTGTTAACAAGTATGTTGTCTCTGACCCTATTCGTGATGCATAAACTACTGTTGCATTTGTATGTACCTTATTCTTTTTCCTGGGCATCCTTTATAGAGCAATTGTTTCTGAAACTGTTTTTGACGCAAAGGCAGGATGATCCATAGATTGAGTTATATAGGAGTTTGCACAGATTACTTTTTAGATTCACCTGCCTTAGTTAGGAGTCTTACGACCTTTTATTGTTTGATTTCATACACTGACTGTAGCTCATAGATTGAGTTGTTAAGCTATATTGAAAATATGAAATCGCTTGTCAGGGACATGTTTGT is a genomic window containing:
- the LOC141633705 gene encoding LOW QUALITY PROTEIN: uncharacterized protein LOC141633705 (The sequence of the model RefSeq protein was modified relative to this genomic sequence to represent the inferred CDS: deleted 2 bases in 1 codon; substituted 1 base at 1 genomic stop codon) produces the protein MSLVRRPSIIHFNRLFAAMLKIKRIYPHTTVISLNSHLELSGTRPDLYSIRILANCYCHLGRVDFGYSLLAKSLKLGYPFESNLVLFTTLIKGLVHNNQFPQAIELFDVVVVKLGIQPDIVTYDTIVKGLCGIGDNVGALHLLRELNSCPSGCKPRLTMYNTVIHSLNKDKLFTEAKEMLLEMVENNIAPNVYTYNMLIHMQCKNNMIDEAEALIQIMTKQGVAPNVFTYSTLLHGYCLCGQMDKARELFDLMIQTHCHPNVVTYGTLINGYVKLKSIDKAFDVLQEMFERGIAPNAKGFIALLXMGCKCRIPMARQLFNDMQIYGIKPNVCTYGALLDGVCKNAQLDEAKALLKEMESNGVAPNIIIYDILINNLCEAGRIEDAKNLVSVLLSRGMVFSHITYTTMIKGYCKEGRMNTAMKLLNKMKQIGCSPNVVTYTTLIDGLYKCNSIPVARQLFNEMQIYGIKPSVCTYGSLLDGLCKNAQLDEAKALLKEMESNGVAPNIVIFTILIHGLYEAGQVKDAENLVSVLLSRGMVPNHIIYSTMIKGYCKRGLMNTAIELLNQMKQVGCPPNDVTYNTIIQGFIFNGDLRNALCFCDIMVNEGFEANANTLSLLRNHLSHDKPKSFSTVWK